A window of Castanea sativa cultivar Marrone di Chiusa Pesio chromosome 1, ASM4071231v1 contains these coding sequences:
- the LOC142618241 gene encoding WAT1-related protein At5g40240-like isoform X1: MMGPTHQRAHSLSLIRDSFVLYSLGGKRERGREMASRYCYKDALPFSAMVTAECTNVGLNILFKASSLKGLSYYVFVFYMYATSTLVLLPLAIVFRGTTGLPTFKLSLLSRIFLLGLLGFSGQVCAYKGIEYSSPTLASAISNLTPAFTFILAVIFRMENLALRCSITQAKIMGTIVSILGALVVVFYKGPTILSQSQPPFLSLHSPQGTSETQWVIGGLLLAASNLLFSGWYIVQTQVMEIYPAEIVVVFLYLLCATIISAPACLILEGNLSSWILRPDITLVAVIYSGFFGSSFNSVIHTWCLHLKGPVYVSIFKPLSIVIAAAMGVIFLGDALYLGSVIGAIILSIGFYGVIWAKAKEVLRQDYCCASLGSSSEHKTPLLDSYKFEDVE, from the exons ATGATGGGACCCACCCATCAGAGGGCGCACAGTCTCTCACTTATAAGAGACTCCTTTGTACTCTATTCATtaggaggaaagagagagagagggagagagatggcAAGTAGATATTGTTACAAGGATGCTCTTCCATTTTCAGCCATGGTTACAGCAGAATGCACAAACGTTGGCTTAAACATCTTATTCAAAGCATCCTCTTTGAAAGGGCTGAGCTACTACGTCTTTGTCTTCTACATGTATGCCACTTCTACTCTTGTTCTCCTCCCTCTGGCCATCGTCTTTCGTGG AACAACAGGGCTTCCTACATTCAAGTTGTCTCTCCTCTCTAGAATTTTCCTACTTGGACTACTTGG GTTTTCAGGTCAGGTATGTGCCTATAAAGGCATAGAATACAGCTCACCAACTCTTGCTTCAGCTATCAGCAACCTCACACCAGCTTTTACTTTCATACTTGCTGTCATTTTCAG GATGGAAAATCTAGCTTTGAGATGCTCAATCACACAGGCTAAAATCATGGGCACAATAGTATCAATATTAGGAGCATTGGTAGTGGTTTTCTACAAGGGCCCTACAATCCTATCTCAATCTCAGCCACCATTTCTTTCACTTCATTCTCCACAAGGCACATCAGAAACACAGTGGGTGATAGGTGGCCTTCTACTTGCTGCTTCGAATCTTCTGTTTTCAGGCTGGTACATTGTTCAG ACCCAAGTTATGGAAATATATCCAGCAGAGATAGTTGTGGTCTTCTTATACCTTTTGTGTGCAACAATTATATCTGCACCAGCATGTTTAATATTAGAAGGAAACTTAAGTTCTTGGATACTAAGGCCTGATATAACATTGGTCGCCGTTATATACTCG GGATTCTTTGGTTCATCCTTCAACAGTGTTATTCACACATGGTGCTTGCACTTGAAGGGACCTGTGTATGTATCAATCTTTAAGCCATTGTCAATAGTCATTGCAGCTGCTATGGGTGTCATATTCCTTGGTGATGCTCTCTATCTTGGGAG TGTCATTGGAGCAATAATATTATCAATTGGATTTTATGGTGTCATATGGGCAAAAGCTAAAGAAGTATTGAGACAAGACTATTGTTGTGCTAGCTTGGGATCTTCATCTGAACATAAGACTCCTTTGTTGGATAGCTACAAATTTGAAGACGTAGAATAG
- the LOC142618241 gene encoding WAT1-related protein At5g40230-like isoform X2, whose translation MMGPTHQRAHSLSLIRDSFVLYSLGGKRERGREMASRYCYKDALPFSAMVTAECTNVGLNILFKASSLKGLSYYVFVFYMYATSTLVLLPLAIVFRGFSGQVCAYKGIEYSSPTLASAISNLTPAFTFILAVIFRMENLALRCSITQAKIMGTIVSILGALVVVFYKGPTILSQSQPPFLSLHSPQGTSETQWVIGGLLLAASNLLFSGWYIVQTQVMEIYPAEIVVVFLYLLCATIISAPACLILEGNLSSWILRPDITLVAVIYSGFFGSSFNSVIHTWCLHLKGPVYVSIFKPLSIVIAAAMGVIFLGDALYLGSVIGAIILSIGFYGVIWAKAKEVLRQDYCCASLGSSSEHKTPLLDSYKFEDVE comes from the exons ATGATGGGACCCACCCATCAGAGGGCGCACAGTCTCTCACTTATAAGAGACTCCTTTGTACTCTATTCATtaggaggaaagagagagagagggagagagatggcAAGTAGATATTGTTACAAGGATGCTCTTCCATTTTCAGCCATGGTTACAGCAGAATGCACAAACGTTGGCTTAAACATCTTATTCAAAGCATCCTCTTTGAAAGGGCTGAGCTACTACGTCTTTGTCTTCTACATGTATGCCACTTCTACTCTTGTTCTCCTCCCTCTGGCCATCGTCTTTCGTGG GTTTTCAGGTCAGGTATGTGCCTATAAAGGCATAGAATACAGCTCACCAACTCTTGCTTCAGCTATCAGCAACCTCACACCAGCTTTTACTTTCATACTTGCTGTCATTTTCAG GATGGAAAATCTAGCTTTGAGATGCTCAATCACACAGGCTAAAATCATGGGCACAATAGTATCAATATTAGGAGCATTGGTAGTGGTTTTCTACAAGGGCCCTACAATCCTATCTCAATCTCAGCCACCATTTCTTTCACTTCATTCTCCACAAGGCACATCAGAAACACAGTGGGTGATAGGTGGCCTTCTACTTGCTGCTTCGAATCTTCTGTTTTCAGGCTGGTACATTGTTCAG ACCCAAGTTATGGAAATATATCCAGCAGAGATAGTTGTGGTCTTCTTATACCTTTTGTGTGCAACAATTATATCTGCACCAGCATGTTTAATATTAGAAGGAAACTTAAGTTCTTGGATACTAAGGCCTGATATAACATTGGTCGCCGTTATATACTCG GGATTCTTTGGTTCATCCTTCAACAGTGTTATTCACACATGGTGCTTGCACTTGAAGGGACCTGTGTATGTATCAATCTTTAAGCCATTGTCAATAGTCATTGCAGCTGCTATGGGTGTCATATTCCTTGGTGATGCTCTCTATCTTGGGAG TGTCATTGGAGCAATAATATTATCAATTGGATTTTATGGTGTCATATGGGCAAAAGCTAAAGAAGTATTGAGACAAGACTATTGTTGTGCTAGCTTGGGATCTTCATCTGAACATAAGACTCCTTTGTTGGATAGCTACAAATTTGAAGACGTAGAATAG